A region of the Litchfieldia alkalitelluris genome:
AAGTGGGAAAACAGTCAAAAGTATCATACAAATAGCAGTTGGTGTGATTAAAATATATGGGAATCCATTATCCCAAATACTTTTCATACTTTGTTTAATATTATTGATTTTTGCTCCTTGCTCACGAAGCTTACCAACTAGGAATGCATCACGAACACTTAAATAATAAATGGTAAAAATAAATACAAGAGCGATAATTACCAATAGACCTTCTGCCATCAGTAAGATGGAATGATCACCCGGATCTACAACTCGACCTCTTTGTCTTACCTGTGGAGTATCACCTAATGTGATAATGCCCCATAAACCATGAATAACTGTTTTTGTGAAAAAGACTAATACAATTAGCTCAAATGCAGCCCATAATCCACCCTTAATATACTGCTTGTTATAAATTTGCCCAAGCCCCATAAAGATGACAGATAACACCGCTGCAATTTTACTATGTTTCTTTTCTGACATTAAAAAGACCCCCCTAAAAGCGTCTGCAAGAATTATGTTTAAAAACAAGGTCAGTAAGACGAGTTTGTGGAAAATCCTCAAATCAATCTTACTGACCAATTAAAGTTTTACGTCAATATTAGTATCTAAAATTATTGTTGTTGTTCAGAAATAGCTGTTTTAATTGTTTCAACTGCGTTATCTAACGATTTTTGAACATCAGCCTTGTTATTCCACATATCTGTTACAGCAGCATGAATTGGATCCCAAATTAGTGGCATTTCAGGAACGTTTGGCATTGGTACTGCATTTGTTGCTTGCTCTAAGAAAGCAACTGAAACAGGGTTTTCCTTAATTGTTTCATTTTCAAGTAATTCAGTTCTTGGTGGTAGTGCACCAGTTACTTCATAGCTTCTTAAAAGGTTTTCTTCATTTGTAATGAATTGTGCTAATAATGAAGCAGCGTCAGGGTATTCAGTATAAGCATTAACATAGAATCCACGTGTTCCTGAGAAACTTGATTGTGGCGTTCCATCAACTGTTGGTAGTGGAGCTACTTTGTAATTCACACCAGCACTAGTATATCCAGGTGCTGCCCATGGTCCATTAATGTCAAATGCAAGTTTACCTTCATTAAATAAAGCTGTACGTACATCATAAGTGATATCTTCTGTCTTCATACCAGGGATAATTTCGTCACGAATACGTAAAAATTGTTCAAGTGCTTTTACAGAACCTTCATTATTTAAACCAATATCTGTTACATCTGTGTTATTGTCACCAAATACATACCCACCGTTAGCTCCAACTAATCCATATTGGAAGTAGAAGTTAGCAGGCTCCATCATGAAACCATAAGTATCATCACCAGTTAATTCAGAAGCCACGTTAATTAACTCATCCCAAGTTTGTGGAGCTTCTTTTACTAAATCAGCGTTGTAATATAATGCATATGTTTCAATTCCAGCTGGGTAACCATATAATACATCCTCAAATGAAGTCGCTTGAATAGCACCCTCCATGAATTCTTCTTGATACTCTTCTGGCCAGAAGTTTTCAAGAACTAGACCAGCTGAGATTGCTCTACCAATACGGTCATGTGTTGAACCAAATACATCTGCTGCAAGTCCTGATGGACCATCTGTTGCTAAACGTTCTGGAGCTTCTTCTTGAGTTACTTCCTCAACTGTAACAGGTATGCCATACTCTTCAGTGAACTTTGCTGCAACCTCTGTAGCCCACTCAAGTTGTTGATCACCATCACTCCATAAAGTTAACTCTGCTCCTTCTTCAGGAACTACTTCAAAGTCTGTCGCTGTGTCTTCTGCATCGTTGTTACCTGTGTCAGTATTTCCTTCTGTTTCATCTTGTGATCCACAAGCTACTAATGTAAACACGATTCCAAGCACTAGGAAAATAGATAATAATTTTTTCATCATTGCTTTCCACCTCTAGTTTTTAATTTATAATTTAAGTTAAGTTAAGTATTTTATATACGAACAACTTTTTCTTTTATTTCACCCCCTTAAAATAAGTAAGCGTTTTACAAAACACTCAAAAATATTTAAACACTATTCTTTGATTTAACACATAAAACAGTCATCGTTAATTTACGCAACCGTTTGCTCAAACGTTTCAAAGATTACATAACGATTCTACTCATCTAACTACACCAAATTTATTCAGTGTTAAGTATAGTTCAATCATTTATAGGTTATCCCTAAGCAAAACTTTACCACACTTTGTTTATTCAGTGCAATCGTTTTCTCAAAAGACAAATGAAGTTCTACTAATCTCTCACTTAAAGTGCAAAATTACCATAACAACATATAATCCCAAGTTGTAATTGATTGTTACTGGTTGCAAATGATTGTTTTTACTAGTTTAGATAATAACACAGAATTAAAACAAAGTGCAAGCGGTTACTCAAATGATTTTTTTACCAATTCCAACTTAAAATTAAAGAGTTACTATTAATTTTTATATGAAATTAATAAACTTATAGTATCATAGCAAATTAATTAAGTGCAAGCGGTTCCCTTTAGAATATACTTATCACTTTTTATCTTGATTTATGCAGATTTTCTTAAAATTTTTCATGTATTCTTATTACATAAGGGAACAGTACGCAAAAAACAGTGTAATATAGTAATTAATACACTGTTTTTTAATAATCATTT
Encoded here:
- a CDS encoding sugar ABC transporter substrate-binding protein, which gives rise to MKKLLSIFLVLGIVFTLVACGSQDETEGNTDTGNNDAEDTATDFEVVPEEGAELTLWSDGDQQLEWATEVAAKFTEEYGIPVTVEEVTQEEAPERLATDGPSGLAADVFGSTHDRIGRAISAGLVLENFWPEEYQEEFMEGAIQATSFEDVLYGYPAGIETYALYYNADLVKEAPQTWDELINVASELTGDDTYGFMMEPANFYFQYGLVGANGGYVFGDNNTDVTDIGLNNEGSVKALEQFLRIRDEIIPGMKTEDITYDVRTALFNEGKLAFDINGPWAAPGYTSAGVNYKVAPLPTVDGTPQSSFSGTRGFYVNAYTEYPDAASLLAQFITNEENLLRSYEVTGALPPRTELLENETIKENPVSVAFLEQATNAVPMPNVPEMPLIWDPIHAAVTDMWNNKADVQKSLDNAVETIKTAISEQQQ